CTGCTGGATCTCCGGCAGGGTGCCGGGTTCCTGGGCGCCGAAGTCGTTGCAGGGGAAGCCGAGCACGGCCAGGCCCTTGGGCCCGTAGGTGTCCTGCAGCTTCTGGAGGCCGGCGTACTGGCGGGTGAAGCCGCAGCGGCTGGCCACGTTCACGATCAGCAGCACCTGGCCGTTCCACTCGCCCAGCCGGCGCTCGCCGCCTTCGGCATCACGCACCACTACATCGCTCACGTTCACGGTCATGGAGTTGCACGTCGGGCCGGCGGACGCTAGCGGCTGCGCGATGGCCCCCGGCCCATAAACTCCAGCAGCGGGTGCCACTGAGCCGATGAGCGAGGCGAACGCCCCGAACCACGAGACCGCCGCGGGCAGCCGCGTGGTGCTGGCCGAGGTGGTGTCGCGCCAGCTCGCGACCCTGCTGGAGGCCGGCAATTACGACGGCGCCAAGCTGCTGCTCCAGCCGGTGCAGGAGGTGGACATCGCCGAGGCGATCGGCACCCTGCCCCGCACCCTCCAGGCCTTGGCCTTCCGCCTGCTGCCCAAGGACGAGGCGATCGAGGTGTACGAGTACCTCGACGGCACCGTGCAGCAGAGCCTGCTCGATCGGCTCCGCTCGGGCGAGGTGCTGGAGCTGGTGGAGCGGATGTCGCCCGACGATCGGGTGCGGCTGTTCGATGAGCTGCCCGCCAAGGTGGTGCGGCGCCTGCTGGCCGAGCTGAGCCCGGCGGAGCGGCGGGTCACCG
This sequence is a window from Cyanobium sp. PCC 7001. Protein-coding genes within it:
- a CDS encoding glutathione peroxidase, which gives rise to MTVNVSDVVVRDAEGGERRLGEWNGQVLLIVNVASRCGFTRQYAGLQKLQDTYGPKGLAVLGFPCNDFGAQEPGTLPEIQQFCSTTYGADFTLFDKVAMAEAPYTTLTQADPAGPVAWNFEKFLVGKDGTVLARFKSGVEPESAEITGAIEAALAA